DNA sequence from the Acidobacteriota bacterium genome:
CGCCCGTTCCACCCATCCCAGTTCCCGGTGGAGCAGGACGCCCAGGACGACCGCCGACAGGTAGACCCGGGCCGACTGGGCCAGAACGCCCCCCAGCCAGAACATTCCGGTCGCCGTCCGTCGCACGGAGGCTCCCGCGGCGCCCAGCCTCCGCTCGATCAGGTCGTAGGGACTCATCACGTCGTAGCGGTAGTAGGCCGGAACGAGCAGCCACGCCACCAGCAGCCGGGCAGCGAGATAGCCGAACAACCCGATCTGCAGGTAGGTCAGGTCGCCCCCCGGCCGATGGACGATCGAGGGCAGACTGATGTAGGTGACCGCGCTGATCTCGGTCGCGACCAGGGAGGCCGCCACCGCGTACCAGGGGAGGTTCCGGGCGCCGCCGAAGTAGTCGCGCTCGGTCTTCTGCCGTCGCGACAGCGAGCGCGCCATCACGGTGATGGCGGCGAACAGCGCCAGCAGGATCAGCCAGTCAGCAAGGCCGAAGCTGCCGCCAAGGCCCATGCCGGCCTACGAGTGGTTCACTCGCCCCGGTACACGAGACCCCGGGTGCTCGTGCTGACCCGGTAGAGCCCGGAGCGCGCCGTCATGTACAGCGTGCTGCCGTCGCCGCCGAAGGCGGTGTTCGCCGGCAGTTCGGCCGGCGCGATCGTGCCCAGGTGACGGCCGTCGGGCGCGAAGACCATCACGCCGCCCGGCCCGGTCGCGAACACGTTGCCTTCCGTGTCGACGGCCAGACCGTCCGGCGCACCGGGCGCCTCCATGCCGCTGGCGTCGAAGAACATCTCGCCCTCGCCCAGGGTGAGGTCGTCGTTCACCGCGTACTTCTTCCAGTACCGGTTGGGCGGCGCGTCGGAGTTCGCGACGTAGAGCGTCTTCTCGTCCGGCGAGAGGCCGAGGCCGTTCGGACGGGTCTGACCGGTCTCGAGCAGGGTCACCGTGCCGTCGGGATCCAGCCGGTAGATGCCGTTGTGGTCCTGCTCCTTGTTCTCCGACTGGTTCGGCAGGCCATAGGGCGGATCGGTGAAGAAGGCGGCGCCGCTCGAGTGGAAGACGATGTCGTTCGGGCTGTTCAGGCGCTTGCCGTCGAAACGGTCGGCCAGGGTGACCCGCTCACCGTCAAGCGCCATCGCGGACACCACGCGGTTGCCGTGCTCGCAGAGGACGAGCCGGCCGTCCGGGTGAAGCGCCAGTCCGTTCGATCCGCCGATGCCGCCGGTGCCTGCGTCGTCCGGCAGGACGGGATCAAGGAACACGACCGCACCCTCACCTTCGGACCAGCGGTAGACCTTGTTCTCAGGGATGTCGCTGAAGTAGAGACGGTCGGGGTCACCGGGAACCCACACCGGGCCCTCGGTGAACGTGAAGCCGTCCGCCACCTTCTCGACAACGGCATCGGCGGGCACCAGATCGTCCATCGCCGGATCGTTGCGCTGCACCGTGCCGTCGCTCGTCATCTCTTCCGATGCCTCCTCCGTCATCGTTTCGGCTTCCTCGCTATCGCCGTAGCCGCAACCCACGGCCACCAGCACAGTCACGACCGCCAGCGTCGTCTTCATCGTCTATCTCCTCATGTCCAACTGCTGATTCCGGACGGTGCGAGTCAGAATAGCAACCGGTATCCTCGCGGCGTTGCCTTCTTCGCCCGCCATGGACGCCGTGCGAGGACTCACCAACGCGCCGGCGGTTCAGCTAGCAGCGATTCTTCTGCCCTTCGCCGCCTACCTAGCCTGTCAGTCGACAAGACCCGCGGCAAACGTGTCCTCACCGAGATCGGCCGAGCCGCCTGCGACCGCCACCACCCTCCATGACGCCGCGCCGTCATCGGCCGGCTTTGACACCGAGCGGCTTCAGCAGGCGGCCGCTCTGCTGGAGAACGCCGTGGCCGAGGGGGTCACTCCGGGCGGCGTCCTGCTGGTCGCCCGGCGCAGCGCGGTCGCGCTCGAACGGGCGGCCGGCCGCCTGACCTACGATGACGGCGCCGCCGCCGTCACGCCATCGACGATCTACGACCTGGCCTCGCTGACCAAGGTCATCGCAACGACGACCCTGATGATGCGCCGGGTCGAGGCCGGCGCCCTCGATCTGGACGACACCGCGGCCTCCCGCCTGCCAGAGCTCGAGGGGTCGCCGGTGGGCGAGGCAACGCTGCGGGATCTCCTGGCCCATTCGAGCGGGCTGCCCTGCTGCACCGAGCTGTTCCGGGAGCTCGGGGAAGGTCTCGACCGCGACGAGGCCCGGACCCGCTACCTGGAGCACATCGCCGCCACCGAACCGGAGGTCGCGCCCCGCGAACGGTCGATCTACTCGGACCTCGGAGTGCTGCTGCTCGGAGAGATCCTGGAGCGCGAATCGGGCAACAGCCTCATGGAACAGGTCCAGGAGGAGATTCTCGATCCGCTGGGGCTGGCCGCCACCGGCTACCTGCCCGCGGATTCCCTACGCAACCGGATCGCTCCGACCGAGTTCGATTCCTGGCGCGGCCGACTGCCGCATGGCGAAGTCCACGACGAGAACACCCATGCCCTGGGCGGCTTAGCGCCCCACGCCGGCCTGTTCGGTACCGCGCGCGACGTCGCCGCGTTCGCCCAGATGATGCTGAACGGCGGCGCCTACGGCGATCGTCGGATCGCGGGCGACGGCGCCGTCGCCCTCTTCACCCGCCGGGCCGAGCTCGTGCCCGGCAGCAGCCGTGCGCTCGGCTGGGACACACCGTCTGATCCCAGTTCCGCGGGACGTTACTTCTCCGCCCGCTCCTTCGGCCACACCGGCTTCACCGGCACCTCGCTCTGGATCGATCCGGAACTCGAGCTGATCGTCGTCCTGCTGACCAACCGGGTTCACCCGACCCGCGAGAACATCGCGATCCGCAGGCTCCGGCCGGCGATCCACGACGCAGTGGTTCTGGCCATCGACGACGCGGAGGTCGAGCTCCGGGGCGCTGGCCAGCGCTAGCTCTGGAACTTCACGCCCAGGGCGCGCAGATCACGTTCCGCCTGCTCCTGCCAGCCACGGTTCGCGGCCGGACTGGCCGGGCTCGGATGGAGCATCCGGCCGACCGGCACGCCCAGGTCCCCGAGCGCCCGGCGCGCCCGGCCCTCCGCGAACACGCCGATGCCGACCACCAGTCGGGGTTCCAGCGCTTCGACCGCCTGCCGAAGCGCTCGATCGCAGGCCTGAAACAGAGGCGCCTTCTCGCGTGCCGGCAGCCGGTCCGGAGTCAGGTTGGCGCCGCTCTCCAGGAGAAACGCCAGCGGGCAGTAGTTCCAGATCAGGAACCGCTTGAAGAACGCCTCCGGGTTCCCGAAACGCTGCTTCGCCCAGCCCCAGACCCGCCGGCCGCTGACCTCGCTCCGCCGGCAGTCGAAGCCGAGAATCGGGCGTTTCGGGTGTTGCTCCGCGGGCGGCTCCACTCCCGCTTCGATGCCCAGCCACTCCCGCACGTACGCCACCTCGCCAAACGGCACGCCGGTCTGGGTCATGCCCCACGGTCCGGGGTTCATCCCCACGAGAATCACCCTGCCTGGTCCGGCGCCGGCCAGATTCAGGTACGCGTGGTGCGCCACCCGGGCGTAGATCAGCGGGTTGTAGACGTGAGCGACTGGCGGGCCGAAACGAAGGTCGTCGACCGCCGAAGCGAGTTCGTCCGCGATCCTGGTCAGCAAGCCAGTCGCCGTCCGGCCTCAGACGATCCGCGAGGTGCGGCCCGTCCAGTAGCGGTCGCGCAGCAGGCGCTTGTAGAGCTTGCCGGTGGGAAGCCGCGGGAGCTGCTCCTCGAAGTCGATCGACTTCGGCGCCTTGTAGTGCGCGACGCGCTCCCGCGCATAGGCGCGGAGCTCTTCGGCAAGATCCGGACTCTCCTCGAACCCCGGCATCAACTGGACGACCGCCTTGACCTCTTCTCCCAGGTCCTCGTTCGGCACGCCGATCACCGCCACGTCGGCCACCTTCGGGTGGAGGATCAGAGCGTCCTCGATCTCCTGGGGATAGATGTTGACGCCGCCCGAGATGATCATGAACGCCTTGCGGTCGGTCAGGAAGACGTAGCCGTCCTCGTCCAGGTAGCCGACATCGCCGAGAGTGCTCCAGCGGGGATGGCGCGGGTGCCGCGAGCCGAGGGTCTTCTCCCGGTCGCCGTGGTACTCGAACAGGTCCGCGTCCTCGGGCGGTTCGAAG
Encoded proteins:
- a CDS encoding single-stranded DNA-binding protein, yielding MLTRIADELASAVDDLRFGPPVAHVYNPLIYARVAHHAYLNLAGAGPGRVILVGMNPGPWGMTQTGVPFGEVAYVREWLGIEAGVEPPAEQHPKRPILGFDCRRSEVSGRRVWGWAKQRFGNPEAFFKRFLIWNYCPLAFLLESGANLTPDRLPAREKAPLFQACDRALRQAVEALEPRLVVGIGVFAEGRARRALGDLGVPVGRMLHPSPASPAANRGWQEQAERDLRALGVKFQS
- a CDS encoding serine hydrolase → MSSPRSAEPPATATTLHDAAPSSAGFDTERLQQAAALLENAVAEGVTPGGVLLVARRSAVALERAAGRLTYDDGAAAVTPSTIYDLASLTKVIATTTLMMRRVEAGALDLDDTAASRLPELEGSPVGEATLRDLLAHSSGLPCCTELFRELGEGLDRDEARTRYLEHIAATEPEVAPRERSIYSDLGVLLLGEILERESGNSLMEQVQEEILDPLGLAATGYLPADSLRNRIAPTEFDSWRGRLPHGEVHDENTHALGGLAPHAGLFGTARDVAAFAQMMLNGGAYGDRRIAGDGAVALFTRRAELVPGSSRALGWDTPSDPSSAGRYFSARSFGHTGFTGTSLWIDPELELIVVLLTNRVHPTRENIAIRRLRPAIHDAVVLAIDDAEVELRGAGQR
- a CDS encoding SMP-30/gluconolactonase/LRE family protein, which codes for MKTTLAVVTVLVAVGCGYGDSEEAETMTEEASEEMTSDGTVQRNDPAMDDLVPADAVVEKVADGFTFTEGPVWVPGDPDRLYFSDIPENKVYRWSEGEGAVVFLDPVLPDDAGTGGIGGSNGLALHPDGRLVLCEHGNRVVSAMALDGERVTLADRFDGKRLNSPNDIVFHSSGAAFFTDPPYGLPNQSENKEQDHNGIYRLDPDGTVTLLETGQTRPNGLGLSPDEKTLYVANSDAPPNRYWKKYAVNDDLTLGEGEMFFDASGMEAPGAPDGLAVDTEGNVFATGPGGVMVFAPDGRHLGTIAPAELPANTAFGGDGSTLYMTARSGLYRVSTSTRGLVYRGE